The Flavobacterium johnsoniae genomic sequence TACAAATATCCAGCGCAAATCTGGAGAAAAGGTAATGAATCGGCTAGAAAAGTATATGCTACAACTAAAGCAATTAAAAGTATTCAGGTCGATCCAAAATTGCTTACAGCAGATATTGATGTAACCAATAATTCTTGGCCAAAAGTAGAAACGAAGTCAAAATTTGACTAAATAAATAAAAAGTTAGAGAAAAGTTCATTGGGAATAAAAGCCTAATGAACTTTTTTCTTTTTTTTAATAAATGCATTTTAAAGGACTTTTTAAGTTAATTTTAAAACTCTAAGGTGCAAAATTTAATATCTTTGCGTCAACAAAAATAAAAGTTATGTTTGGTATAGGAGGAGGAGAATTAGTTTTTATACTGTTTATAGTACTAATGCTTTTTGGTTCAGATAAAGTTCCAGAAATTGCTCGTACAATGGGAAAGGCTATGGCTCAGTTAAAAAATGCAACTAATGATATTAAAAGTGAAATTCAAAAAGGAGCTGAGGCCAACGGTCTTGACTCTAAATCTTTGACTGATATCACAGGAAATATCAATGCAGAAATTAATAATGCAAAATCTAATTTACTCGGAGATACAGGAAATCTTTTAGGAGATACAACCAATGAAATTGAAAAAGTAAAAGAAGATATTGACACACTTTCTGGACCTATTAAACGCCAAAGATAATGCTTGAAACAATAAAGGAATTAGATGAAAATCTCTTAATATATCTTAACGGATTAGGTTCTGAAACATATGATAAACTTTGGCTGATTATAACGAATCAGTTATATTGGACACCATTTTTTCTATTACTTTTTTATCTTATTTATAAAAAAATAGGAGGTAAGCAGACTTTGTATTTATTGCTTTTTATAGCAGTTCTGATTGCTTTTACAGATCAGACTTGTAATTTATTCAAGCATATTTTTCAGCGTTTACGTCCTTGTAATGATCCAGAAGTAAATACCATTATTCGAGTTGTTCAGGTTAGAAAATCATTTAGTTTTTTCTCTGGGCATGCTGCTAATACAATGGCGGTTGCAACTTTCTTATTTTGGGTTTTAAGACGTTATTTTAAATACATAGGTTTCTTATTCTTATGGCCTTTAATATTTGCTTACAGCCGAATTTATTTAGGATTACATTTTCCAGGAGATATTCTTGCAGGGTATTTCTTTGGAGCACTTTTCGGATCGCTTATTTATTTAGTGTACAGAAAATTGAAACCACAATATTTTCCAGAATAGAGTTTTTAGGAAAATGCTAAAGTTCTGAGGCACTAAGATTTTAAGATTCTTTTTGTAGAGATGCGTCTCAG encodes the following:
- a CDS encoding Sec-independent protein translocase subunit TatA/TatB gives rise to the protein MFGIGGGELVFILFIVLMLFGSDKVPEIARTMGKAMAQLKNATNDIKSEIQKGAEANGLDSKSLTDITGNINAEINNAKSNLLGDTGNLLGDTTNEIEKVKEDIDTLSGPIKRQR
- a CDS encoding phosphatase PAP2 family protein, producing the protein MLETIKELDENLLIYLNGLGSETYDKLWLIITNQLYWTPFFLLLFYLIYKKIGGKQTLYLLLFIAVLIAFTDQTCNLFKHIFQRLRPCNDPEVNTIIRVVQVRKSFSFFSGHAANTMAVATFLFWVLRRYFKYIGFLFLWPLIFAYSRIYLGLHFPGDILAGYFFGALFGSLIYLVYRKLKPQYFPE